From a region of the Mytilus galloprovincialis chromosome 3, xbMytGall1.hap1.1, whole genome shotgun sequence genome:
- the LOC143068919 gene encoding synaptosomal-associated protein 25-like isoform X5, with the protein MNNVNHSDATEVPDVATEGENGVITQEVLDNAAFQSLDSTRRMLQMCEESKEAGITTLVMLDEQGEQLDRIEEGMDQINQDMKDAEKNLEGMEKCCGLCVLPWKRMKNFEKGGAYDKTWKASEDGKVNTDGPRVMVDERNGAGPQGGFITKITNDAREEEMENNLTEVSGMLGNLRNMAIDMGSEITSQNNQLDRISNKADSNATRIGAANQRATKILKEA; encoded by the exons atgaataaTGTCAATCACTCGGATGCTACGGAAGTTCCAGATGTGGCGACAGAAGGAGAAAACGGAGTGATTACTCAGGAAGTCCTTGATAATGCTGCATTccaa TCATTGGATAGTACCCGGCGTATGCTGCAGATGTGTGAAGAG AGTAAGGAGGCAGGGATAACAACATTAGTTATGTTGGATGAACAAGGAG AACAACTTGATAGGATTGAAGAAGGTATGGACCAGATTAATCAGGACATGAAAGATGCAGAGAAAAATCTGGAAGGAATGGAAAAATGTTGTGGGTTATGtgtgttgccatggaaacg aatgaaGAACTTTGAGAAAGGAGGAGCTTATGATAAAACATGGAAAGCATCTGAAGATGGCAAAGTGAACACAGATGGACCAAGAGTTATGGTTGATGAAAGAAATGGGGCTGGACCACAAGGAGGATTTATCACCAA AATAACAAATGATGCTAGAGAGGAAGAAATGGAAAATAACTTAACTGAAGTCAGTGGCATGCTGGGTAATCTTAGAAACATGGCCATTGATATGGGAAGTGAAATAACATCACAGAACAATCAACTGGATAGAATATCAAATAAG GCTGATTCTAACGCTACTCGTATTGGGGCAGCAAATCAACGAGCAACTAAGATTCTTAAGGAAGCATAA
- the LOC143068919 gene encoding synaptosomal-associated protein 25-like isoform X2: protein MNNVNHSDATEVPDVATEGENGVITQEVLDNAAFQSLDSTRRMLQMCEESQDVGIKTIVMLDQQGEQLDRIEEGMDQINQDMKDAEKNLEGMEKCCGLCVLPWKRMKNFEKGGAYDKTWKASEDGKVNTDGPRVMVDERNGAGPQGGFITKITNDAREEEMENNLTEVSGMLGNLRNMAIDMGSEITSQNNQLDRISNKADSNATRIGAANQRATKILKEA from the exons atgaataaTGTCAATCACTCGGATGCTACGGAAGTTCCAGATGTGGCGACAGAAGGAGAAAACGGAGTGATTACTCAGGAAGTCCTTGATAATGCTGCATTccaa TCATTGGATAGTACCCGGCGTATGCTGCAGATGTGTGAAGAG TCCCAAGATGTAGGAATTAAAACCATTGTTATGTTGGACCAACAAGGGG AACAACTTGATAGGATTGAAGAAGGTATGGACCAGATTAATCAGGACATGAAAGATGCAGAGAAAAATCTGGAAGGAATGGAAAAATGTTGTGGGTTATGtgtgttgccatggaaacg aatgaaGAACTTTGAGAAAGGAGGAGCTTATGATAAAACATGGAAAGCATCTGAAGATGGCAAAGTGAACACAGATGGACCAAGAGTTATGGTTGATGAAAGAAATGGGGCTGGACCACAAGGAGGATTTATCACCAA AATAACAAATGATGCTAGAGAGGAAGAAATGGAAAATAACTTAACTGAAGTCAGTGGCATGCTGGGTAATCTTAGAAACATGGCCATTGATATGGGAAGTGAAATAACATCACAGAACAATCAACTGGATAGAATATCAAATAAG GCTGATTCTAACGCTACTCGTATTGGGGCAGCAAATCAACGAGCAACTAAGATTCTTAAGGAAGCATAA
- the LOC143068919 gene encoding synaptosomal-associated protein 25-like isoform X4, with amino-acid sequence MNNVNHSDATEVPDVATEGENGVITQEVLDNAAFQSLDSTRRMLQMCEESKEAGITTLVMLDEQGEQLDRIEEGMDQINQDMKDAEKNLEGMEKCCGLCVLPWKRMKNFEKGGAYDKTWKASEDGKVNTDGPRVMVDERNGAGPQGGFITKITNDAREEEMENNLTEVSGMLGNLRNMAIDMGSEITSQNNQLDRISNKATSLNDRVDVANTRAKKILRDN; translated from the exons atgaataaTGTCAATCACTCGGATGCTACGGAAGTTCCAGATGTGGCGACAGAAGGAGAAAACGGAGTGATTACTCAGGAAGTCCTTGATAATGCTGCATTccaa TCATTGGATAGTACCCGGCGTATGCTGCAGATGTGTGAAGAG AGTAAGGAGGCAGGGATAACAACATTAGTTATGTTGGATGAACAAGGAG AACAACTTGATAGGATTGAAGAAGGTATGGACCAGATTAATCAGGACATGAAAGATGCAGAGAAAAATCTGGAAGGAATGGAAAAATGTTGTGGGTTATGtgtgttgccatggaaacg aatgaaGAACTTTGAGAAAGGAGGAGCTTATGATAAAACATGGAAAGCATCTGAAGATGGCAAAGTGAACACAGATGGACCAAGAGTTATGGTTGATGAAAGAAATGGGGCTGGACCACAAGGAGGATTTATCACCAA AATAACAAATGATGCTAGAGAGGAAGAAATGGAAAATAACTTAACTGAAGTCAGTGGCATGCTGGGTAATCTTAGAAACATGGCCATTGATATGGGAAGTGAAATAACATCACAGAACAATCAACTGGATAGAATATCAAATAAG GCAACAAGCCTAAACGACAGAGTAGATGTAGCCAATACCAGAGCAAAGAAGATACTACGGGACAATTGA
- the LOC143068919 gene encoding synaptosomal-associated protein 25-like isoform X3 has product MNNVNHSDATEVPDVATEGENGVITQEVLDNAAFQSLDSTRRMLQMCEESKEAGITVLVNLDEQGEQLDRIEEGMDQINQDMKDAEKNLEGMEKCCGLCVLPWKRMKNFEKGGAYDKTWKASEDGKVNTDGPRVMVDERNGAGPQGGFITKITNDAREEEMENNLTEVSGMLGNLRNMAIDMGSEITSQNNQLDRISNKATSLNDRVDVANTRAKKILRDN; this is encoded by the exons atgaataaTGTCAATCACTCGGATGCTACGGAAGTTCCAGATGTGGCGACAGAAGGAGAAAACGGAGTGATTACTCAGGAAGTCCTTGATAATGCTGCATTccaa TCATTGGATAGTACCCGGCGTATGCTGCAGATGTGTGAAGAG AGTAAGGAAGCAGGGATTACGGTATTAGTAAACTTAGATGAACAGGGAG AACAACTTGATAGGATTGAAGAAGGTATGGACCAGATTAATCAGGACATGAAAGATGCAGAGAAAAATCTGGAAGGAATGGAAAAATGTTGTGGGTTATGtgtgttgccatggaaacg aatgaaGAACTTTGAGAAAGGAGGAGCTTATGATAAAACATGGAAAGCATCTGAAGATGGCAAAGTGAACACAGATGGACCAAGAGTTATGGTTGATGAAAGAAATGGGGCTGGACCACAAGGAGGATTTATCACCAA AATAACAAATGATGCTAGAGAGGAAGAAATGGAAAATAACTTAACTGAAGTCAGTGGCATGCTGGGTAATCTTAGAAACATGGCCATTGATATGGGAAGTGAAATAACATCACAGAACAATCAACTGGATAGAATATCAAATAAG GCAACAAGCCTAAACGACAGAGTAGATGTAGCCAATACCAGAGCAAAGAAGATACTACGGGACAATTGA
- the LOC143068919 gene encoding synaptosomal-associated protein 25-like isoform X1 has product MNNVNHSDATEVPDVATEGENGVITQEVLDNAAFQSLDSTRRMLQMCEESQDVGIKTIVMLDQQGEQLDRIEEGMDQINQDMKDAEKNLEGMEKCCGLCVLPWKRMKNFEKGGAYDKTWKASEDGKVNTDGPRVMVDERNGAGPQGGFITKITNDAREEEMENNLTEVSGMLGNLRNMAIDMGSEITSQNNQLDRISNKATSLNDRVDVANTRAKKILRDN; this is encoded by the exons atgaataaTGTCAATCACTCGGATGCTACGGAAGTTCCAGATGTGGCGACAGAAGGAGAAAACGGAGTGATTACTCAGGAAGTCCTTGATAATGCTGCATTccaa TCATTGGATAGTACCCGGCGTATGCTGCAGATGTGTGAAGAG TCCCAAGATGTAGGAATTAAAACCATTGTTATGTTGGACCAACAAGGGG AACAACTTGATAGGATTGAAGAAGGTATGGACCAGATTAATCAGGACATGAAAGATGCAGAGAAAAATCTGGAAGGAATGGAAAAATGTTGTGGGTTATGtgtgttgccatggaaacg aatgaaGAACTTTGAGAAAGGAGGAGCTTATGATAAAACATGGAAAGCATCTGAAGATGGCAAAGTGAACACAGATGGACCAAGAGTTATGGTTGATGAAAGAAATGGGGCTGGACCACAAGGAGGATTTATCACCAA AATAACAAATGATGCTAGAGAGGAAGAAATGGAAAATAACTTAACTGAAGTCAGTGGCATGCTGGGTAATCTTAGAAACATGGCCATTGATATGGGAAGTGAAATAACATCACAGAACAATCAACTGGATAGAATATCAAATAAG GCAACAAGCCTAAACGACAGAGTAGATGTAGCCAATACCAGAGCAAAGAAGATACTACGGGACAATTGA